From Ischnura elegans chromosome 13 unlocalized genomic scaffold, ioIscEleg1.1 SUPER_13_unloc_1, whole genome shotgun sequence, a single genomic window includes:
- the LOC124172462 gene encoding zinc finger protein 260-like, translating into MTEIYIPVQDCQLPGANIVFNEKGEKEELLNEENYPAFISPNAVGTSSDAVDPLEDHDEPLFTEDEKLIGNSKMTNDSMTEVIGLSTPDQVLVETTPTSYLLAERNVWNDLNDDCIGSSASVTHIQSKTVASSCWDGTSVMDKDLKEGIAHHADKVLPNSIPDDGHSYMKHIPASRNSGNGVTMNVFGGRGDAPNITDSLRLIRVGESRRSGVEAVRGDNEAISNRFIKSPRNGKNSNKNLNYCSHCRYGFKTNDDLIKHMEIHSGTSNLDPNDESSTGKDESFTVPASREESNNSCESSTSETLMGLKRKRRGAMQKVNAPVLEICGGIGERKTAERVGSSDGDGKPYTQNMSSMSTTSCARNLRNDALGGAKGGPFNCSVCNKSFPLRRGLSNHMRSHKERKCYPCTICRKSFASKSHITKHLRTHREEKPFSCSDCMKSFSFKGTLMTHLRTHTGEKPFSCNYCAKAFTRKDKLILHSRVHTGERPFTCEICSKSFASKSHITKHMRTHTQEKPFSCSDCAKSFSLKCSLMKHLRTHTGEKPFSCNHCAKAFARKDKLIQHSRVHTGEKPFSCKFCAKTFTRKDILIQHLHVHTGEKPFSCSDCMKSFSLKGTLMTHLRTHMGEKPFSYGIFDPSTLMYTKYAY; encoded by the exons atgactgaaatatacattccagTGCAAGACTGCCAATTACCCGGAGCCAATATTGTG TTTAATGAGAAAGGGGAGAAGGAAGAGCTCCTCAATGAGGAGAATTATCCTGCATTTATCTCACCGAATGCAGTTGGCACCTCAAGTGATGCTGTAGACCCCCTGGAAGATCATGACGAG CCTTTGTTTACAGAGGACGAAAAACTGATTGGTAATTCTAAAATGACCAATGACTCTATGACTGAGGTTATAG ggctgTCAACTCCTGACCAAGTGCTGGTAGAAACAACACCAACTTCATACCTGCTGGCAGAAAGAAATGTATGGAATGACCTTAACGATGACTGTATTGGTTCATCAGCCTCAGTGACACACATTCAATCCAAGACTGTGGCATCCTCATGTTGGGATGGAACGAGTGTGATGGACAAAGATTTGAAAGAAGGCATTGCTCATCATGCTGATAAGGTACTGCCtaactcaattcctgatgatggacaCAGTTATATGAAACACATTCCAGCATCTAGAAACAGTGGAAATGGAGTCACAATGAATGTTTTTGGGGGTAGAGGTGACGCACCAAATATCACTGATAGCCTTAGGTTAATCAGAGTAGGTGAAAGCAGAAGAAGTGGAGTTGAGGCGGTCAGGGGAGACAATGAAGCGATAAGTAATCGCTTCATAAAAAGTcctagaaatggtaaaaattcaaacaaaaacttaaattattgcTCCCACTGCAGATATGGATTCAAAACCAATGATGATCTGATCaaacacatggaaattcattctgGTACCAGCAATTTGGATCCTAATGATGAATCATCTACGGGAAAAGATGAGTCTTTTACAGTCCCCGCATCaagagaagaaagtaataattcttGTGAGTCGTCCACCTCCGAGACATTGATGGGattgaaaaggaaaagacgaggggcGATGCAAAAAGTAAATGCGCCTGTGTTAGAAATCTGTGGTGGAATTGGAGAGAGGAAAACTGCGGAACGAGTGGGAAGTTCTGATGGGGATGGGAAACCATACACGCAGAATATGTCCTCAATGTCCACCACCTCTTGCGCGAGAAACCTCAGAAATGACGCGCTAGGAGGCGCAAAAGGAGGGCCTTTTAATTGCAGCGTGTGCAACAAGTCGTTCCCGCTGAGGAGAGGTCTTAGCAatcacatgcgttcgcacaaagaaagaaaatgttatcCGTGTACGATCTGCAGAAAGTCTTTCGCTTCGAAGTCTCACATAACTAAACACTTGCGCACACATAGggaagagaagcctttttcatgtagtgaTTGCATGAAGTCTTTCTCTTTTAAAGGAACCCTCATGACGCATTTGCGCACCCACACGggggagaagcccttttcgtgcaattattgcgcaaaggctttcactagaaaggacaaactcatcctgcactcgcgtgtacacacaggggagagaCCGTTTACATGCGAGATCTGCAGCAAGTCTTTTGCCTCGAAGTCTCACATTACTAAACACATGCGCACGCACACGCAAGAGAAACCATTTTCATGCAGTGATTGCGcaaagtctttctctcttaaatGCAGCCTCATGAAACATTTGCGCacccacacaggggagaagcctttttcgtgcaatcattGCGCAAAGGCTTTCGCCAGAAAGGACAAactcatccaacactcgcgtgtacacacaggggagaagcctttttcatgtaaattttgtgctaagactttcactagaaaggaTATACTCATCCAACACTTGCatgtacacacaggagagaagcctttttcatgtagtgaTTGCATGAAGTCTTTTTCTCTTAAAGGAACCCTTATGACGCATTTGCGCACCCACAtgggggagaagcctttttc ttacggcatatttgacccctcaacaCTGATGTATACCAAGTACGCTTACTGA